From a region of the Lactuca sativa cultivar Salinas chromosome 4, Lsat_Salinas_v11, whole genome shotgun sequence genome:
- the LOC111917745 gene encoding uncharacterized protein LOC111917745, which produces MSSAGIHSPTATGTSNSMADSEHPRLILHDFLSPDLCKELEFIHKSCSTIGYRENVFSTTLSHLIATNSPHLILPFLPIREKLKEKVEEFFGCEYELFIEFTGLISWCKGASIGWHSDDNRPYLKQRDYAAVCYLNSYGVDFNGGLFHFQDGNPATFVPMAGDVLIYTADTRNVHSVEEITNGERLTLTLWFTRDKSHDEDVKLISSLTKHPCNSSDTYSKPYLPFPASQNMYWFPSEESLKYQSGFDIRCGRLHVLGYQFCCKDARVKSSMDFSDILLEPLHLVKGNDLFDKEFSNILHLLQVVQFYHWKGPTELKRSEFKMEAMNVVQVSMSQREEIRLLKVESLKDEDLAEVIFNGGGSVEHDWVSFCDVVDLWEAYTSNLWDNLVFRLPDWIANQSIFYE; this is translated from the exons ATGTCCTCCGCCGGAATTCATTCCCCCACCGCCACCGGTACATCTAATTCAATGGCGGACTCTGAACATCCGCGTCTCATCCTCCACGACTTTCTCTCCCCTGATCTCTGCAAG GAGCTTGAATTCATACACAAGAGCTGCAGCACAATCGGGTACAGAGAAAATGTGTTTTCGACTACACTTTCTCATCTCATTGCCACCAACTCTCCTCATTTGATTCTTCCCTTTCTCCCCATTCGAG AGAAACTCAAAGAGAAAGTGGAAGAATTCTTCGGTTGTGAATATGAGCTGTTCATCGAATTCACTGGTTTGATCAGTTGGTGCAAAGGTGCAAGCATCGGGTGGCATAGCGACGATAACAGACCATATCTCAAGCAACGTGATTATGCG GCAGTATGTTATTTGAATAGTTATGGCGTCGATTTTAATGGTGGTCTCTTTCACTTCCAAGATGGCAACCCTGCAACATTCGTCCCCATGGCTGGT GATGTTCTAATATACACTGCTGACACCCGAAATGTTCATTCTGTCGAAGAG ATTACAAATGGTGAAAGACTGACTCTAACATTATGGTTTACCCGTGATAAATCTCATGATGAAGATGTTAAACTGATTTCATCTCTAACTAAACATCCATGCAATTCTTCTGACACCTATTCAAAACCCTACCTTCCATTTCCAGCCTCACAGAACATGTACTGGTTTCCATCTGAAGAATCTTTAAAATACCAATCAGGATTTGATATAAGATGTGGAAGACTACATGTTTTAGGATACCAGTTTTGTTGTAAAGATGCAAGGGTAAAATCGTCCATGGATTTCTCTGACATACTGCTTGAACCTTTACATTTGGTAAAAGGAAATGATTTGTTTGACAAGGAATTCTCAAACATATTACATCTGCTTCAG GTGGTTCAGTTTTACCATTGGAAGGGTCCCACAGAGTTGAAGAGATCAGAATTCAAAATGGAAGCTATGAATGTAGTTCAGGTTTCTATGTCACAAAGGGAGGAAATTCGCCTTTTGAAGGTTGAAAGTTTGAAGGATGAAGATTTAGCAGAGGTGATCTTTAATGGTGGTGGGAGTGTGGAACATGATTGGGTGAGTTTTTGTGATGTGGTTGATTTATGGGAAGCATATACGAGTAATTTATGGGATAATTTGGTTTTTAGACTACCAGATTGGATTGCAAACCAATCTATTTTCTATGAATGA
- the LOC111917744 gene encoding GDSL esterase/lipase At1g28570-like, producing the protein MAFSSISWSFTIFFIILQMLIMLWSGSWHANGCYTSIFSFGDSLTDTGNLKQVASITDGFFPFLQPPYGETFFHKPTGRCSDGRLIIDFLAESLGLPLVRPFLHDCDSVIEPGQGVNYAVVGATALNSSFLEARGTVNDLTNASLGVQLAWFKQPLASICSNVSDCRNLIGRSLILVGEIGGNDYNYPITDGKTIDEVEPFVPLELIQMGAQTLVVPGEFPLGCSSQYLTIRGSESEEYDSTTGCLIKFNKFAEYHNELLQTKLNQLRELHPNAIIIYADYYNAAMQFIRSPDKFGA; encoded by the exons ATGGCGTTTTCTTCCATTTCTTGGTCCTTTAcaatatttttcataattttgCAAATGTTAATCATGTTATGGAGTGGTAGCTGGCATGCTAATGGATGTTATACCTCCATCTTCAGCTTCGGTGACTCCCTAACAGACACCGGTAACTTAAAACAAGTGGCCTCCATAACCGACGGGTTCTTTCCTTTTCTTCAGCCGCCTTACGGTGAAACCTTCTTTCATAAACCCACTGGTCGTTGCTCAGATGGCCGACTAATCATTGATTTTCTAG CTGAGAGTCTCGGGTTGCCATTGGTACGACCATTTCTGCATGACTGTGACAGTGTCATTGAGCCGGGACAAGGAGTTAACTATGCTGTGGTGGGCGCGACAGCATTGAATTCATCGTTTCTTGAAGCAAGAGGAACTGTTAATGATTTGACAAATGCCTCTTTAGGAGTTCAGTTGGCATGGTTTAAACAACCATTAGCTTCTATTTGCAGCAACGTTTCAG ATTGTAGAAACTTAATTGGACGTTCTTTGATCTTAGTTGGAGAGATTGGTGGAAACGATTACAACTATCCGATAACAGATGGAAAAACCATTGATGAGGTCGAACCATTCGTTCCTCTAG AATTAATTCAGATGGGGGCACAAACACTGGTCGTTCCAGGAGAATTTCCACTTGGATGTTCTTCTCAATATTTAACAATACGTGGTTCCGAAAGTGAAGAGTATGATAGCACAACAGGCTGCCTCATCAAGTTCAATAAATTTGCCGAATACCACAATGAACTGCTGCAAACGAAACTAAATCAGCTTCGAGAGCTTCATCCCAATGCCATCATCATCTACGCTGACTACTACAATGCTGCCATGCAATTTATCCGTTCTCCAGATAAATTTGGTGCATAA
- the LOC111917743 gene encoding GDSL esterase/lipase At1g28650, protein MAFSSISWSFTIFFIILQMLIMLWSGSWHANGCYTSIFSFGDSLTDTGNLKQVASITDGFFPFLQPPYGETFFHKPTGRCSDGRLIIDFLAESLGLPLVRPFLHDCDSVIEPGQGVNYAVVGATTLNSSFLEARGTVNDLTNASLGVQLAWFKQPLASICSNVSSNQLSSCSLYSIQQDCRNLIGRSLILVGEIGGNDYNYPITDGKTIDEVEPFVPLGIDSDGGHKHWSFQENFHLDVLLNI, encoded by the exons ATGGCGTTTTCTTCCATTTCTTGGTCCTTTAcaatatttttcataattttgCAAATGTTAATCATGTTATGGAGTGGTAGCTGGCATGCTAATGGATGTTATACCTCCATCTTCAGCTTCGGTGACTCCCTAACAGACACCGGTAACTTAAAACAAGTGGCCTCCATAACCGACGGGTTCTTTCCTTTTCTTCAGCCGCCTTACGGTGAAACCTTCTTTCATAAACCCACTGGTCGTTGCTCAGATGGCCGACTAATCATTGATTTTCTAG CTGAGAGTCTCGGGTTGCCATTGGTACGACCATTTCTGCATGACTGTGACAGTGTCATTGAGCCGGGACAAGGAGTTAACTATGCTGTGGTGGGCGCGACAACATTGAATTCATCGTTTCTTGAAGCAAGAGGAACTGTTAATGATTTGACAAATGCCTCTTTAGGAGTTCAGTTGGCATGGTTTAAACAACCATTAGCTTCTATTTGCAGCAACGTTTCAAGTAACCAATTAAGCAGTTGTAGTCTATACTCTATACAACAAG ATTGTAGAAACTTAATTGGACGTTCTTTGATCTTAGTTGGAGAGATTGGTGGAAACGATTACAACTATCCGATAACAGATGGAAAAACCATTGATGAGGTCGAACCATTCGTTCCTCTAG GAATTGATTCAGATGGGGGGCACAAACACTGGTCGTTCCAGGAGAATTTCCACTTGGATGTTCTTCTCAATATTTAA
- the LOC111917716 gene encoding succinate dehydrogenase [ubiquinone] iron-sulfur subunit 3, mitochondrial, producing the protein MGPTKEYSGLCNSPRQEEVAKRAMGLKSTGRKWLTEGYKKVVGGLVNRKQQRFGVLEGHPVGQDHAQAAAEYHQTLKDNIKTLKKEFKVYRWNPDHPSQKPFLQSYFLDLTTCGPMVLDALQKIKSEDDSTLSYRRSCREGICGSCAMNIDGTNTVACLKPIDTDTSKATYITPLPHMYVIKDLVVDLTNFYHQYKSIEPWLKTKKPPPDGREYRQTPAQRKKLDGLYECILCACCSTSCPSYWWNPEEFDGPAALLHAHRWISDSRDDYTEERLQALTENDKRLYRCRIIKNCTATCPKSLNPALAIRQMAAMKSGNRFSASIAETKI; encoded by the exons ATGGGGCCGACCAAGGAGTATTCGGGATTATGTAACTCGCCTCGGCAAGAGGAAGTAGCGA AGAGGGCGATGGGGTTGAAGAGCACCGGCCGGAAGTGGTTGACGGAAGGATACAAGAAGGTGGTGGGTGGTCTGGTGAACCGAAAACAGCAGAGGTTCGGAGTTCTTGAAGGCCACCCGGTTGGTCAAGACCATGCTCAGGCAGCAGCCGAATATCATCAAACCCTAaaagacaacatcaaaactctcaAAAAAGAGTTCAAAGTCTACAGATGGAACCCCGATCATCCCTCCCAAAAACCCTTCCTCCAATCCTACTTCCTCGATCTCACCACATGTGGCCCCATG GTTTTGGACGCACTACAGAAGATAAAATCAGAAGATGATTCAACATTGAGTTACAGAAGGTCATGCAGAGAAGGAATATGTGGTTCGTGTGCCATGAACATCGATGGAACCAACACAGTCGCATGCCTTAAGCCAATCGATACAGACACCAGTAAGGCTACATATATCACTCCTTTACCACACATGTATGTCATCAAAGATCTGGTTGTCGATCTTACCAACTTCTATCATCAGTACAA GTCGATTGAGCCATGGTTGAAGACGAAGAAGCCTCCACCAGATGGAAGAGAATACAGACAAACACCAGCACAAAGAAAGAAACTAGATGGATTATACGAGTGCATACTGTGTGCTTGTTGTAGCACGTCTTGTCCGTCTTACTGGTGGAACCCGGAGGAGTTTGACGGACCTGCGGCGTTGTTACACGCTCACCGTTGGATCTCCGACAG TCGCGATGACTACACGGAGGAGAGATTGCAGGCGTTGACGGAGAATGACAAACGGTTGTACAGATGTAGAATTATAAAGAATTGTACAGCAACATGTCCTAAAAGCTTGAATCCTGCGCTTGCTATTCGTCAAATGGCGGCTATGAAGTCTGGGAATCGATTTTCTGCAAGTATAGCAGAGACTAAAATATGA